The Candidatus Neomarinimicrobiota bacterium genome contains the following window.
GAAAAACCACCTGTATTCATCAATGAGAGGACACGGTTCCCACGATATTCCGTAACAACAATATCCATATCGCCATCACTATCTATGTCGCCGGGGTATAGAGTGTATGCCCAATCTGACAGAGTTAATGTTCCCGATTTGGTAAAAGTGCCATCACCATTCCCCTTAAAGGAATTTACTTCATTACCCCGCCCACCTGTCACTAAATCAACCAGGTCATCTCCATCAAAGTCATCCAAAACATGAGTATAACATCCTACGCTATATCCAAGATCACTCATAGATTGAAAGGAACCATCTCCGTTACCAAGAAAGAGTGACATGTCATTTCGATCCTTATATCCTACGGATAGATCGAGAAAACCATCATTGTTGTGGTCTGCAAGATCAATAGAATTGGGAAAGGCATTATACACTTCATCAAGGATTGAGGTAATAAAGCTTCGGCCTTTTTGGTTTTGAAGTAGAGTAACATATCCTTCTGTATTAGCTACAGCTATATCCGGATATCCGTCAAGATTAATGTCGCCGGACTGCAATCGCATCATTGGGGAGCCCGTATTCACATCAACACGTTCATTAAAGTGTCCTTCTCTTACACCAAAATATACTGACACCATATTATCAACGTTACCAGTGTAATGGGATACAGCAATATCCAAATAATTATCTTGGTCGAAATCATTTATTATCAAATCAGAAGGCTTAACCAACAAAGGCAATCTTGAATGCAGTATAAAATTGCCGCTCCCCGAGCCCAAATAGATGGAAAGAGAATCAGATTTTTGATGGATTACAGCCAGATCTAATGTTTGGTCCTTATTCAAATCAGCCGTTTTTACTGAAATCACGTCCATACCGGTTGATAAATCATAACGCCCGGAGAAAACCCCGTCACCACTGGTAGTGTGAACCGTAAAACTACTGTGTATTGGACGCGATAATTGCTCTCCGTTAGCCGAATAAATATTATCTGACACTAATACAGAGATACGTTCTCCAACTTTAAATGGCGAATTAGGAGTATATACTACTGTACTTCCATTATTCACCAAATTCATCACACCATGATAGATTCCAGTATATTTCCCGGTTACTATTAAATTTTCAGACATGAGTGTACTAGCATCGACAGGATGGGAAAAATTTATTTCAATATCGGTGGTTGTTGGAATATTTCCTGTATGTGGTTCGGGTTGTATAGACTCCACAACCATGCCGGGGCGTTTAATAATAATATTATCATAATGCATCTCTCCAACTGAGCCTTCCGCCCATAAGGTATTCCACCCTAGCGCGATCTGGCTAAAATTAGCAGGATTAAAAGGGACATTGTCCTCTTTGAAAAACACTTCATCACTGACAAGATCGATTATAGTCAAGTTGGCTGTCCCTGATTTGTCGTCATAAATAACTTTAATTCTATACCAGTTCCCCTGCATAACATTATTAGTGGAATAAGCATTACCACTCCCATCTCCAATCTTGATATCAGGATCATGGGAACCCTTATGAAAGATTGCCCATGTCTTAGAAAGATCTGATAGATCCGTATGAAAAAGACGCAGGCCAATTGGCATACCATACGACGTTTCAACTAATTTTAGGTCAATTTGAAATTCGAAATCTCCAGCATCAACTAATTTAAATTTTGGGGTATACACATATTTTAATACTTGATGCTCATCAAGTATTCTGATTTTATAGATTTCATTGACGGAATCCCACTCAAAGTATTCGCCAGACTTTGTTGTGTACTCAGTAGTGAAATTGGGATCAGAAGAAAAGTCTTCAGCATATATGACTCCTGGCTCAGGAGGCTCTGTCACTGTAATATAATTGTTAATAAGAAGGGTGTCCGAAATTGTGCCATCGGAGACAATTAGTTTTACGGAGTATGTACCTGGGGCTGTATAAGTCCAACCAGGATTTTGTTCCGTCCCATCGATTACACCGTCATCATTAAGATCCCATTTCCATTGAGTTATTTGTGTCTCAGATGCGGTACTTTCATCGGTAAATTGTACTTCTAACGGTGCATTGCCCGATACAGGAGTGGCGGAAAATGCCGCCACGAGTGTTAATGGTTTTGCCGCGATGCTAACAACTCCAGTTCCCTGGGACTGAAACGTTTCACTTCCTGAGCTTAAGGTGGAAACAACTTTTAAGTACTCTTTGCCTTCACTTTGGTCCCAAATGCGAAACTGGATCTGATTTCCCGGAGTAAATCCATCTATTTCTGTTGTGTTTGGATCATCCGTTGCGGCCTTTACAGATAGGTAATCAGAAATAGGTTCGGCCAATTGTGCCATTCCGACACAATATTCCCCGTCGAAAATGCCGACTTCATCGCCAGCCTCCAGCGGTATTCCGTCGATTGTGGCGCTAGTTACATAAATATTCATCGCCAGGTAAGGATTTCCAGAGTATACCACTTGGAAATAATTCTGACTGAAACCATAAATTGGATAAATAATGAGGCAAAGAATGACCAAAGATATTCTAAATTTCATCATGATTTTCTCCCTGTGAATGTATTATCGAATAAGAGCTAATTTCATTATATACGTCGTTGATTCAGTACGCAGAGTATATATATAAATTCCTGAAGCAACGGGCTGGGAGAGCTGATTGGTACCATTCCACTCAATCTGGTGGTACCCGGCAGGTAATTCTTGGTCAATAAGAGTTTTTATCCTCTTTCCCCGGAGATTGTATATAGCAAGTGTGGCCTGCTCTTGTTTCGGAAGTGCAAACCGAATCGTAGTTACCGGATTAAATGGGTTCGGAAAATTCTGCGATAACTCCACCTCCGTCGGGATTCCTCGATCGTATAACTCTGTAACTCCAGTTACTGGGGAGAATCCCACGACTAGGGATGAACGTGGAGAGAATTTTGCCTCTCCTTTTTGGATATTTATTTCCTCCGCATTGACTTCAAATGATTGCTGAGACTGCTGATTCCATATTTTGAGATTAATTCCATTTTGGACAACAAAACCATCCACATTTTTGGTGGCAGGGTCATCCATTGGACAGATTAGTGAAACTGGTAGATTTTCTGGATCAATTACACTTGCCGCAAGGCAGGTATTTCCATCAAATACTGCTATTTCGTCACCCTCTGAATATTGGTATCCTGCCAGGTCCAAATTAGTTATGTAAATATTCATCGGATGATATGGATTACCAACGAAATCAATTGGTATAAAATGTTTTGGTGATTTATTAAAAGATTCAGTTTGCGTAGTAGTGGCAAAAGTTCCAACACTACGATCTATTGTATATAGATTCAGACTAGTATTTTGAGAGACTTTGAGGTAATACCCCTCTCCAGATGCCATAGTCCCTATATCATTTATCCATTGATCTATTGCAGGGATATATTCAATGGCATTTCCCGTCTCATCTTGAACTTTTATTAGGGTACCTTCGTCAATAAGAGGCTGAACTTTTCCCAATGCATCAACGAAAGTTTTAACTAAAGGATAACTAATTATATTCCATCCAGATGTTAACGGAATCGTAATTGGCAATTCAATCTGTTGCCCTTCTATTAAAAGATCGTAGTCCGCATTTACCCTCGCATAATACCCTTCAGTTTCCTGCCAATCCCCGATGCCGTTTTCCCATGAATTAATTGGTTCCTGTAGATATTCTAATGAATTTCCAGCTTCATCTTGTACTTTTTGAAGTACTCCTTTTTCAATAGCCTCGGAAAAGATATTTTGTATACCAAGATCAGTAGGTGCAAGGACTGACGAGAATATATTCCAACCAGTATAAAGATTGATAATCTTACTATTTAAGTGAATATACTTATATTCTTTACTTTCAAATGTGTTGCCTATATTATCACTACTCTTAATAAAAAAACTAAACAAATAATCTTCATTAAAATCCCAACCATCCGCTGGTTTACTAATTTTAATTCCCCAATTATTGTCTTCATTTAATTGCATACTTAGATAATCACTATAACTTCCCCTTGGGAAACCATATTGAAGTAGCACTCCATCAGAGTTTATTCCACTCAGCGTATCCTGAATAGAAGCTTTTACAGAAATTGACTCTGTTGTAGCGGTAACAGATTTTGGTATAAAGTCAATTTGCACTATTTCTGGCTTGGAATTATCAATCATGTGATAGGACTCGCTTGTAAACCAAGGTGTACTCCAGTTATTATTATCGAGACCTCTCACTCTTATCCAGACTTGATGGCTGTTTAAATTTGATACCCACTCATAATGATCCATAGGTGTTTCATAATAATCGATAAATTGCCACGTTTTTTTATCTAATGAATACTCAAACTGAAGTTTATTAATCTCATTATTTTCATCGTTGTATTGAATTTGAATGTTGATGGGATCACGCAAAATTGGGCCTTCTAATGTCAAGGAAGTTATTTCAGGCGTTATTTCAGTCGAAGGCTGCCATGCAAATTGACCGATTTGCCTACTATAAATAAATTCAACATCTTTTATCTCAGCTTTAACACGCCAATAATAGGTACCCTCCAATAAATCCTCCTCAACTGTAAATTCAGGTTTGGTCATATTAGAGTATACCGTCGATTGTGAAAACTCGGGGTCCTTTGATAAAATCAGAGAATAATTGATATCGCTTAAATTTGAATTATTACTTTCCCATTGAAAATGGATGGGAAAGCCACGGTGTGCTGATCCCATTTCAGGAGAAATGATTCCAAATTCAGCCAGATTATTGTTTCCTTCAACATTAATTTCCATTTCACCAATTTCTGGGTATCTCAATACGTTTGAGTTAACTCTTGTTGTAAAAAAGTAATAATGTACCCCAGGACCTACAGTAATTTCATTGGATTGAAACATAACGTCAGAGGAATAATCATTTTTGTCAGGTTCCATCGAGAATATGTTCCCGTCAATATGGAGTAAAACCTTACCTTCATCCGGTTTCTGAGAATTTTCAGAAAAATATCTTATTGTAAAAACTTTTCCACCGTCTGCATTAATCACTTTTGGTGTGTGCAATGCAGGCGGTGGTGCGATGTAAACTTCTTTTTGAATGGTATTGTTATTAGGATTATCATCTTCTGATAATACGGTCTGGAAATTTAAAATATGCTTTCCTTTTGTTGGTACCCAATTGAAAACAATATTTTTACTCTCCCCGACTCCTAAAACATCAATTAATTTGTTTTCAATTAATTCATTATTATCAGTAAAATTCAAATCAATATTATTGATGGCTCCTTTACTAAAATTTCCTAGTTTTAAAATATATTGATGGGTTTCAATACCATTATTTAGTACATCATTTTCTGAAATATAGTCTAATTTTATATCAACTTGTGGTATACTATTTGTGTTCGTCGCGGTAAAAGTGGGATAATAATCGTTTATGTGTCTCTTAACAGCTTGCCTCTCAGCTATGTCAGTAATCAAATTCCCGTATTCCCGTTTTTGTTCGGCATATAATGCGTCCCAAAATTCAATATTTTCCCTAGTCATAGAGAGATTGCCAATAGGCCCCATCTCATTCATTTGATTAACATAATATTGAAAATTTGATAATAATTCTAAAAATACTTCGTAAAATTTAATTGCTTTAAAGTTATATTTAGAAATTCTTTCTAAATAATCTTCAAAATTAGAAAAGTTTGAGGCATTATTCAGATATTTCGCATCAATACTTAATTGGTTTGCATATACTTCCATCACTGAAGTGTTTAAATTGGCTATTTGCCACAAACAATTAATTGCAGCACCTAAATCACTCCAGTCCTGGTATATTAATTTTTCACCAACAGCCAAGGCGCTGCTAATAAGTGCAACATTTACATAATCGTTCGCATTTCTTAGTGCTATTTCCCCATAACTAGTATTGGCCAGTACAGGATCCATACCCGCATTAAAATTTGTCCAAGCACCTTTAAAATCTTCAAACCTTTCTAGGGGAAAAAGAATGAAGGTTTGCATTGACTCGCTGTACTGATTTAAATTTTCAAACCCATTTCTAATATGCGATAGACGTTCTGTTTCATTTGAAAGTTCATTTTTATAATCAGGATCTAAAGAACCTATTGCAGACATTGCGCTAGAAACCTGATTCCCTTGGGGCAAGGCAGTAACTGAATTAATAAACTCCAAACTACTTCCACCTAAAGAAAGTATTAGCCCACCACTTGAAATAATTGTACTTGTCATACTCGAAAAAGAGCTCGGAACAAGCATTGTGCTTCCAATTGAAAAAAGACATTTACTTGCAAAGAGTGTTCCAGAAACAATCTTTGGGTCGTTTGGATCAAAAGCCTCATTTAATTTTTTACTATTTTCCTCCCACTGTTTCCAAAAATCTTCACTGATCCCTTTATCAAATCCGTGACGCCATTTTTTATCAAGGATAAAGGAGACAACTTGATCTAATTCTTTCGAATCAGTTATAATTGGATTTATATTTGTATTACCATTGGAGGAAGATTTAATCACAACTGGAATTATATCCTGTACGGTATTCGATTCATTATAACCTGATAATTCTCCCAGAAAATATCTGATATTATAACTATTATTAAATAACGTAATATTTTCTTCCCAAGTACCAAGTTCTATCCACTCCTCTGGGATAACCATGTGTTCTCCGGTATTAATATAAAATCCCTCACTCCATCCAAATCCCCCATACCATAACACATATTTTTCACCATGTAGGCCTATTGCAGTGTACATCTGCCCGGTTTCTATATCTGTAGGGATCGTCCATTGGAAACTAACCTCCCTTGATTGCCCCTGTGGAAATTCGAGCATCTGATCTTCGCTCGGTACGACCGTATGAGAATCATATATTGGCGAAGTAGAATCTACCTTATCCTTGTCAATATTTAGAGAAACCACAGAATTTATCGTGGCACCAAGATTTTTAATTGTAGCAAGGACTTCAATTGTCTCTCCAGGACTAAACGTAGTGCGTTCATTTCCATTACTATCAAAATATTGTACATCACTCACTGTTAACTCTGGTCTCTGAAAATTCGGTAAAATGTGTTCCGCAAAATCAAGCAAACTCCAATTGCGTAACACCCCTAATCTATCCATGGTAAACATATCAGAAGAATTCGTACTGAAAATTTTGTCGTTGACATCAACCGCACCATCGTACCCTGCTGCTCTGACAGTATTTGTTACATTTTCATTTTTTTCAGTATAAGGATAGCTGAAAAAATTACATTCGGTACTTAATTCATTTTCGATTTTTAGTTTTGACTCTACGATCTCCGAAGGGAGGGCTGAATTTGAAAGAGCAGGCAGTGATGGATGTGTACTTGAATGGGAATAAAAACTAATATTGTTCTGTGACATTTCTAAAACTTCAGGCCAAATCAAATGCTCATTATTGAGCGAACTCTCTTCATAAGCTCTATCCCAGTCATTGGTTCGCCGGCCAGTTTCGTCACTTGCAATATAATCGGTTATGAGAAAGTTTGTCGCAGTAAAGTTGAATTCCTTAAGAACGGGATAAGCGTTCTCATAGAAATTTTTATATCCATCATCAAAGGTGATTACAATTGAATTGCTCGGTAATTGTGCCTGCCCGATTTTATACAAATAAACATCATTTAGGCTAACGGTATTAAATCCATATTTTGAAAGAAACTCCATTTGCTTTTGAAATTTCTCTGGAGTAATCCAGTACGGAGTTTCACCTTTTGTACCAACATTGTGATAGGCAAGCATATTAAATTTGTGCTCGGACTGAGCAATTATGTCCGTCTCAAATCTAAATGTGGGATGCCCTTGTTGATCCAAGGTTGTCCCCATACCGACAAGCGTTTCATTTGGGCGAGGCTTTGTATATCCGTTCCATGCCCATCGTATATTAAAAAATTCTTTTTCATTGGATCCCGTATTCTTTAATAATACTGAAAACGTCTTGGTAGTATTTTGAGTCCATTGATCATATTGCCAGTCAATAAGTGGATATTCCGGCTCGATCTGATC
Protein-coding sequences here:
- a CDS encoding FG-GAP-like repeat-containing protein — translated: MMKFRISLVILCLIIYPIYGFSQNYFQVVYSGNPYLAMNIYVTSATIDGIPLEAGDEVGIFDGEYCVGMAQLAEPISDYLSVKAATDDPNTTEIDGFTPGNQIQFRIWDQSEGKEYLKVVSTLSSGSETFQSQGTGVVSIAAKPLTLVAAFSATPVSGNAPLEVQFTDESTASETQITQWKWDLNDDGVIDGTEQNPGWTYTAPGTYSVKLIVSDGTISDTLLINNYITVTEPPEPGVIYAEDFSSDPNFTTEYTTKSGEYFEWDSVNEIYKIRILDEHQVLKYVYTPKFKLVDAGDFEFQIDLKLVETSYGMPIGLRLFHTDLSDLSKTWAIFHKGSHDPDIKIGDGSGNAYSTNNVMQGNWYRIKVIYDDKSGTANLTIIDLVSDEVFFKEDNVPFNPANFSQIALGWNTLWAEGSVGEMHYDNIIIKRPGMVVESIQPEPHTGNIPTTTDIEINFSHPVDASTLMSENLIVTGKYTGIYHGVMNLVNNGSTVVYTPNSPFKVGERISVLVSDNIYSANGEQLSRPIHSSFTVHTTSGDGVFSGRYDLSTGMDVISVKTADLNKDQTLDLAVIHQKSDSLSIYLGSGSGNFILHSRLPLLVKPSDLIINDFDQDNYLDIAVSHYTGNVDNMVSVYFGVREGHFNERVDVNTGSPMMRLQSGDINLDGYPDIAVANTEGYVTLLQNQKGRSFITSILDEVYNAFPNSIDLADHNNDGFLDLSVGYKDRNDMSLFLGNGDGSFQSMSDLGYSVGCYTHVLDDFDGDDLVDLVTGGRGNEVNSFKGNGDGTFTKSGTLTLSDWAYTLYPGDIDSDGDMDIVVTEYRGNRVLSLMNTGGFSFQIEIISQSELVGPIKMDGGDLNKDGSLDLIIPNQGSDYLSVFFGKKPSPPIGYYPFNGNAEDASGNDNDGDVNGPVLTTDRFGNNDSAYWFDGNNDYIVTTDGNGILNEPLNKITVSAWIHPESYNTGYIYRSTSQDGIFHLNTRDTGLIECVFALSNGEKSVSSNFSLNKWYHVVGQWDGNKLSLYVNGEIVDSSTAIGALSTQSVGNSIGANSDGSLSFHGKIDEVRLFDRVLTTNELNELYTPSTTIQISIDSMETRQGDTLSLPIRVLSPQSPKFSTIEFFLDGYQSGLKFIGIDTANTLTGKSKWSYVIHETNKLAISWIYGATPIETNGVFAKLQFVATGQPCELYPVILDSVMFDTGLISVKLESGGVYITPLPDFGDVDGNGRIQADDTALILEHVIGLNSLVCQDSANAEVTLDHTISALDASLVAQYRIGNIENLPYDSTELSIEGQGTVSLQDQGIVRGTPIEVPIYLQNGINIFSFETEMEYDPAFLELNGFELSNQTAGFSYEFNNTNGILKIAGAGKEPTGTTGSIGAMQFVVSPNPPSTQTEIVLNWVRINENPIKMDISHATLDVITGILDNSLPTEFVLFQNHPNPFNPSTTFRYGLPEEASVRLLVYDLMGRKVRTLVAKEQDAGWYEIEWNGTNDLGNEVSSGVYFYFLESGDFVDNKKMVYMK
- a CDS encoding polysaccharide deacetylase family protein; translated protein: MSTKNKSLLFIIFLFLSFSVNVNAQNVVVNSIKINGESIATNGSESITVEPGADVWISAEIQNRSGSWSGYGQLVMWVEGYDNVDDVVSHGFDSHEIYTSGASKWNEIYQENRPTSSVSVEAIEGTWGYYELQNMDILITAPAEGSFTFLVRGTFSNTDWDIVSQDPDYNTGKRDDQGYYVYKYTVNIAKPKYSVYGKVKSSRHDFDVIPNTTLRLYHSNGYDETVTSKYDGSYSFSNVPQDDGYVLDISHPDYSFTTSRYYLNLSGNTKKNIYGRTVASVDISYQVPDFFILGQPFEITVTLQNDGQSVGNIGTYLDVAFPQYDATPPFTVQKVSDNGFSDISFNYVGQSIYGVYNNEWQETSAEHLLVSGDRGASISSGTTISYKLKITATSAEEIKLRFKGSIGDSREPTSGTIGQQNIWEKEVVIPRYKVEPQLVNYQLESGESTINIHTGEPVDVTVSGKNVGNGEALYGGIALQVRQAYTEDQEMSETHSAYGATSGKSVWWKGEALANDYTAEYLHIEPTWENWGANLTKTLNATLTPREPGEYEVFAKMYLADPAQTAFRDPSGSSPNTDHQNEATVKVGTIKVTPPEPQPSLISYQFDNGESTIDAKVGEPINITVKGKNIGEGQAMYGGMAVQVRNAFLKGAEVTEAHTAVGANPNQSVWWKGQKLANEYVAQYLHIEPTWDNWSVGETKTLNVTITPQRGGQYPVYTKMYLADELQNTFGIPTGSLPNTDHQNEATYQIGTINVVPPGNLILQKAPTVKSKFYANGTTLVQYIITNQGETAQDVYISPSVSNGWEVISATDDIGTSATIYYPYDHPKSNGTPIVTKSGDQIEPEYPLIDWQYDQWTQNTTKTFSVLLKNTGSNEKEFFNIRWAWNGYTKPRPNETLVGMGTTLDQQGHPTFRFETDIIAQSEHKFNMLAYHNVGTKGETPYWITPEKFQKQMEFLSKYGFNTVSLNDVYLYKIGQAQLPSNSIVITFDDGYKNFYENAYPVLKEFNFTATNFLITDYIASDETGRRTNDWDRAYEESSLNNEHLIWPEVLEMSQNNISFYSHSSTHPSLPALSNSALPSEIVESKLKIENELSTECNFFSYPYTEKNENVTNTVRAAGYDGAVDVNDKIFSTNSSDMFTMDRLGVLRNWSLLDFAEHILPNFQRPELTVSDVQYFDSNGNERTTFSPGETIEVLATIKNLGATINSVVSLNIDKDKVDSTSPIYDSHTVVPSEDQMLEFPQGQSREVSFQWTIPTDIETGQMYTAIGLHGEKYVLWYGGFGWSEGFYINTGEHMVIPEEWIELGTWEENITLFNNSYNIRYFLGELSGYNESNTVQDIIPVVIKSSSNGNTNINPIITDSKELDQVVSFILDKKWRHGFDKGISEDFWKQWEENSKKLNEAFDPNDPKIVSGTLFASKCLFSIGSTMLVPSSFSSMTSTIISSGGLILSLGGSSLEFINSVTALPQGNQVSSAMSAIGSLDPDYKNELSNETERLSHIRNGFENLNQYSESMQTFILFPLERFEDFKGAWTNFNAGMDPVLANTSYGEIALRNANDYVNVALISSALAVGEKLIYQDWSDLGAAINCLWQIANLNTSVMEVYANQLSIDAKYLNNASNFSNFEDYLERISKYNFKAIKFYEVFLELLSNFQYYVNQMNEMGPIGNLSMTRENIEFWDALYAEQKREYGNLITDIAERQAVKRHINDYYPTFTATNTNSIPQVDIKLDYISENDVLNNGIETHQYILKLGNFSKGAINNIDLNFTDNNELIENKLIDVLGVGESKNIVFNWVPTKGKHILNFQTVLSEDDNPNNNTIQKEVYIAPPPALHTPKVINADGGKVFTIRYFSENSQKPDEGKVLLHIDGNIFSMEPDKNDYSSDVMFQSNEITVGPGVHYYFFTTRVNSNVLRYPEIGEMEINVEGNNNLAEFGIISPEMGSAHRGFPIHFQWESNNSNLSDINYSLILSKDPEFSQSTVYSNMTKPEFTVEEDLLEGTYYWRVKAEIKDVEFIYSRQIGQFAWQPSTEITPEITSLTLEGPILRDPINIQIQYNDENNEINKLQFEYSLDKKTWQFIDYYETPMDHYEWVSNLNSHQVWIRVRGLDNNNWSTPWFTSESYHMIDNSKPEIVQIDFIPKSVTATTESISVKASIQDTLSGINSDGVLLQYGFPRGSYSDYLSMQLNEDNNWGIKISKPADGWDFNEDYLFSFFIKSSDNIGNTFESKEYKYIHLNSKIINLYTGWNIFSSVLAPTDLGIQNIFSEAIEKGVLQKVQDEAGNSLEYLQEPINSWENGIGDWQETEGYYARVNADYDLLIEGQQIELPITIPLTSGWNIISYPLVKTFVDALGKVQPLIDEGTLIKVQDETGNAIEYIPAIDQWINDIGTMASGEGYYLKVSQNTSLNLYTIDRSVGTFATTTQTESFNKSPKHFIPIDFVGNPYHPMNIYITNLDLAGYQYSEGDEIAVFDGNTCLAASVIDPENLPVSLICPMDDPATKNVDGFVVQNGINLKIWNQQSQQSFEVNAEEINIQKGEAKFSPRSSLVVGFSPVTGVTELYDRGIPTEVELSQNFPNPFNPVTTIRFALPKQEQATLAIYNLRGKRIKTLIDQELPAGYHQIEWNGTNQLSQPVASGIYIYTLRTESTTYIMKLALIR